In Drosophila pseudoobscura strain MV-25-SWS-2005 chromosome 4, UCI_Dpse_MV25, whole genome shotgun sequence, the following proteins share a genomic window:
- the Pburs gene encoding partner of bursicon, whose translation MQVQELLFIAAVLMPQCLRALRYNHQGTGDENCETLKSEIHLIKEEFDELGRMQRTCNADVIVNKCEGLCNSQVQPSVITPTGFLKECYCCRESFLKEKVITLTHCYDPDGTRLTSQEMGTMDIRLREPTECKCFKCGDFTR comes from the exons ATGCAGGTCCAGGAATTGCTTTTCATTGCCGCGGTCCTGATGCCCCAATGCCTGAGGGCCTTGCGCTACAACCACCAGGGCACCGGCGACGAGAACTGCGAGACATTAAAGTCGGAGATCCATTTGATCAAGGAGGAGTTTGACGAACTGGGACGCATGCAGAGGACCTGCAATGCCGATGTGATAGTCAACAAATGCGAGGGACTGTGCAACAGTCAGGTGCAACCATCGGTGATAACACCGACGGGGTTTCTGAAA GAGTGCTATTGCTGTCGCGAGAGTTTCCTCAAGGAAAAGGTCATCACGCTCACCCACTGCTATGATCCGGATGGCACTCGTCTAACCTCCCAGGAAATGGGCACCATGGACATACGTCTCCGAGAGCCCACCGAATGCAAATGCTTTAAGTGTGGCGATTTTACGCGTTGA